DNA sequence from the Gopherus evgoodei ecotype Sinaloan lineage unplaced genomic scaffold, rGopEvg1_v1.p scaffold_31_arrow_ctg1, whole genome shotgun sequence genome:
tgtagaaaaattggtgagagtccagcggagggcaacagaaatgatgagggggatggggcacatgacttagaggagaggctgagggaactgggattgtttagtctgcagaagagaagagtgaggggggatttgacagctgctttcaactacctgaaagggggttccagagaggacggatctagactgttctcagtggtggcagatgacagaacaaggagcaatggtcttccgctttactctgcgctggttaggcctcaactggggtattgtgtccagttctgggcaccgcatttcaagaaagatgtggagaaattggagagggtccagagaagagcaacgagaatgatgaaaggtcttgagaacatgacctatgaaggaaggctgaaggaattgggtttgtttagtttggaaaagagaagactgagaggggacatgatagcagttttcaggtatctaaaagggtgtcatcaggaggagggggaaaacttgttcaccttagcctccagtgatagaacaagaagcaatgggcttaaactgcagcaaaggaggttaaggttggacattaggaaaaagttcctaactgtcagggtggttaaacactggaataaattgcctagggaggttgtggaatctccatctctggagatatttaagagtaggttagataaatgtctattagggatggtctagaaagtatttggtcctgccatgagggcaggggactggactcgatgacctctcgaggtcccttccagtcctagagtctatgagtctatgagtctcaagttgcagtagggaaggtctaggttggatattaggaaacactatttccctaggagggtggtgaagcactggaatgggttccctagggaggtggtggaatctccttccttcgaggtttttaaggccccgcttgacaaagccccagctgggatgatttcgttgggtttggtcctgctttgagcagggggttggactagaacctcccgaggtccctgccgaccctgagattctgtgattctatgaccctgcccagacaccccctgccccgccccacagGGACCCTGCccagacaccccctgccccaccccacagggACCCTGCCCAGacaccccccgccctgccccatgGGGAGTGTCACATGGCcatgccctgccccgccccacagGGACCCTGCCCAGACACCCTCGCCCCGCCCCACAGGGACCCTGCACAGACACCCTCCGCCCCACCTCACAGGGACCCTGCCCagacatcccctgccctgccccatggggAGTGTCACATGGCCATGCCCTGCCTCGCCCCACAGGGACCCTGCCCAgacaccccctgccccgccccacagGGACCCTGCACAGacaccccccgccctgccccatgGGGAGTGTCACATGgccatgccctgccccaccccacagggACCCTGCCCAGataccccccgccccgccccatggGGAGTGCCACATGGCCAtgccctgcctcaccccacaGGGGCTGCATTGGTGGCAGGAGGTCCCCATGGAGCTggccccatgccccaccccacagGGGCCACGTCCCAGCACTGGGCCTTTCAGCCTGCGAGGGAGAGTCTCTGCCTGACACAGGCTCTGGGGCCcatctgccccccagccctgcctgaccccatctgcccccccagcaccatcGCTTCATCGCGGACAGCAAGGACAAGGAGCCTGAGGTCGTGTTCATCGGGGACGCCCTGGTGCAGCTGCTCCAGCAGTTTGAGGTGAGCCCCCCGCTtgccctggcaggctgggggtgCCATACAGGGACCATGGGCCCCCCAAGGGCCCCAGCtctgactctctctccccccagatcTGGCGTGAGCTCTTCTCCCCGCTGCACGCGCTCAACTTCGGCCTGGGGGGCGATGGGACTCAGCACGTGCTCTGGCGGCTGCAGCAGGGCgagatgcagcacatctggcccaaGGTGCGGGATCGGTGCCGGGGAGGGGAGGCACTGGGGCCAAGGCGAATGGGGGGGGTAGGGGGCACCGACAGGGCAGGTgaatgggatgtggggggcggggggggggcgctgacGGGCAGGTGGCAGGGATGTGGGGGCGTGCTGACGGGGCAGTTGGCAGGTGGATGggatgtgggggcggggggtgctgaCGGGGGGCAGTTGGCAGGTGGATGGGATGGGAGGGCGGGGGCCGCTGACGGGGGGCAGGTGGATGGGACGTGGGGGGGCCCTGACGGGGGGCAGCTGGCAGGTgaatgggatgtggggggcgCTGACGGGGGGCAGTTGGCAGGTgaatgggatgtggggggcgCGGGGCGCTGACGGGCAGGTggcagggatgtgggggggtgctgACGGGGCAGTTGGCAGGTGAATGggatgtgggggcgggggggtgctgaCGGGAGGCAGTTGGCAGGtggatgggatgtggggggtgctgaCGGGGGCAGTTGGCAGGTGAATGGGATGGGGGGGGCGTGCTGATATTGGGCAGGTGGATGGGATGTGAGGGGCGGGGGGCGCTGATGTGCAGGTGGGAGGtgaatgggatgtgggggggcccTGACGGGGGGCAGGTCGATGGGATGTGAGGGGGGCACTGATGGGGGAAGTTGGCAGGTgaatgggatgtggggggcgCGGGGCGGTGACGGGGCAGTTGGcaggtgcatgggatgtggggtcGGGGGCCACTGAcggggggcagttggatgggatGTGAGGGGGGCGCTGATGGGGGAAGTTGGCAGGtggatgggatgtggggggcgcGGGGCGCTGAcggggggcagttggatgggatgtgggggggcgcTGATATTGGGCAGGTGGCaggatgggatgtggggggtgctgatggggggcaggtggatgggatgtggggggcgcGGGGCGCTGACcggggggcagttggatgggatgtgggggggcgcTGATATTGGGCAGGTGGCaggatgggatgtggggggtgctgatggggggcaggtggatgggatgtgggggggtgctgATATAGGGCAGGtggatgggatgtggggggcgcGGGGTGCTGACGGGGCAGTTGGCAGGtggatgggatgtggggggggtgctGATATTGGGCAGGTGGCAGGGATGTGGGGGGCGTGGGGCGCTGACGGGGACAGTTGGCAGGTGGATGGGTTGTGGGGGGTGCTGACGGGGGGCAGGTGGCAGGAATGTGGGGTCAGTTGGCAGGTTAATGGGATGGGGGGGTGCTGAGCTTGGGCAggtggatggggtgtggggggcgtGGGGCGCTGACGGGGGGCAGTTGGCAGGtggatgggatgtgggggggcgcTGACGGGGGCAGTTGGCAGGTGGATGGAATGGGGGGCGCTGATATTGGGCAGGTGGATGGGATGTTGGGGGCGCTGACGGGGGGCAGGTGGCTGGAATGTGGGGGGCAGTTGGCAGGTGACTGGGATGGGGGTGGCGCTGACGGGGGGCAGTCGGCAGGTGAATGGGATGGGGGGGGCTGATATTGGGCAGGTGAATGTCCCcgctcaggcctggcctccctgcaGATCGTGGTCGTCTGGGTGGGCACCAATAACCACGGGCACACGGCCGAGCAGGTGGCCGGCGGCATCGAGGCCATTGTCCGGCTCCTGCAGGAGCAGCAGCCGCAGGCACGCGTGGTGGTGCTGGTGAGTAGGggcacagtgggggtggggatggggccccTCCACGGGGCCTGACAGCGCCACGTCTCCCCCCAGGGCCTGCTGCCCCGCGGCCAGGGCCCCAACCCGCTGCGGGAGAGGAACCGGCGGGTGAACGAGCTGCTGCAGGCCCGGCTGCCGCGGCTGCCCAACGCCTGCTTCCTGGACGCCGACCCCGGCTTCGTGCACTCGGACGGCGCCATCAGCCACCACGACATGTACGACTACCTGCACCTCACCCGGCACGGCTACGCCCGCCTGTGCCCGCGGCTGCACGCGCTGCTGCTGCGCCTGCTGGGGGAGTGCCAGGGGGCCGGGCCCTGAGCCACCATCTCCTACCCACCCACACCCCCGGCTCCCGGACATGCGACTGCCCAGGGCCCCTTGCACCCGCATGGGCATTAAACACTGATTTGCCATCTGGAGCCCGATTCTTTGCCTGGCCACCGGGTCCAGGGGAGGTTTGTGCCCCGTGGGATGGGGCGAGGCTAGGGGGTGACATGGACCTGAGATGTGGGGTCAAGAGGTCCCccatgcagggctgggggaagggggagcaggctGCCATCATCAGGGCCCCAGGGAGGGGGTGACAGACACAGGTTTGCTGGCAGGTGACAGAGCGTTGCCAGCATCGGGGGGCAGAGAGCACCCAGATGAGGGGGTGTTGGGCTGCACCAGGTGCCAGCTCCCCTGGAGCAGGAGGACCAGCTGGGCCAAGCCAGAGCCCctgagggggcctggggtcttcggcaatCGGTCCTTCACTCATTCCCGGTGTGTTCgctggcactgaaggacccgccaaaAACtaatgggggcccctgcggggcccatggcctattgccccacttgctcccggGGCGCCCTGCCCATGGCTGGGGGACAGAGCCTGGATTTATTGCTGGCCCCCTAGACAGCTTGAGGATCAAGGGGCAGAGCCCGGCACAGTTCCCACCCCCAGCATGGCAGGGGGTGGAGCCCGGCACAGTTCCCACCCCCAGCATGGCAGGGGGTGGAGCCCGGCACAgttcccacccccagcacagcagggggcggagcccagccctgtcctcacccccagcacagcagggggCGGAGCCCAGCACAgttcccacccccagcacagttccccccccagcacagcagggggCGGAGCCTGGCAGGCAGAGGCTGACACAAGCCAGGAGCACATCAGGTCTcaaaatatttaacattattaaaaGTCGTCACTTTGCAGGTGTTCATGTCCCCCCCGCAGTTCCCACGGTGACAGAGGCGGGGCCAGTAGCCTGCAATGGGTGGGTCTGGGTGCCaccatggggatggggagagccaCTGGTATAGCGGAGCAGACCATcccagctgggggcagagggggaagcaGGAGCACCTGTGGTGGAGCAGACCAtcctggctgtggggggcaggtgcTGGTGCCCATGGCGGAGCAGACCATCCtggctgagggggtggggaggtgcaggT
Encoded proteins:
- the PAFAH1B3 gene encoding platelet-activating factor acetylhydrolase IB subunit gamma; protein product: MSDGDRNPAAAPRPLADVQGDGRWLALHHRFIADSKDKEPEVVFIGDALVQLLQQFEIWRELFSPLHALNFGLGGDGTQHVLWRLQQGEMQHIWPKIVVVWVGTNNHGHTAEQVAGGIEAIVRLLQEQQPQARVVVLGLLPRGQGPNPLRERNRRVNELLQARLPRLPNACFLDADPGFVHSDGAISHHDMYDYLHLTRHGYARLCPRLHALLLRLLGECQGAGP